The sequence TTTCCCTTTAGCTTATACACTCCTTTTCCTTCATCGACCATCCTTCATGTTTATTATCACAAATGAGGTttctacacaaacacaaacactggtCATATAGGGTGCTAGACTGTTCACCATCAGGTTTGACACCATTAATGACATAAAATCATCACACAGCAGGACAGCAGAGGCCTCTGGGAGCAGCAGGGCACTCTGGGAAATATCTACAAAATAGTGACTGAAAGCTCTGGGCTTGTGCATCTCTGGTACCATCCATAAAAGACAATGACAACCACGTTACATACTGCAACTGTACCGTACCGTACCATACATTTCCAGGGTGATTTGCGCTATATCCTACTATAACACGTAGTTTCTCTCGTCAGCAGGAGACAAACCCTTTTAATGTCTGTTAAGAGTTGGAACAGCAggctgacacacagacaggtctGATATGAATGACTTCTCAGCATCACTAGGATATCCAGTAGAATGACTAACAATTCTCTCGTCTGTAGGTGACTGTATGTTGTAGCACAGTAACAACGATGAGATCAGTCTGCAGGAAGCAACAgtaacagaacaaaaaaactaaCATAAGAAATGAAACTTAGTAAATCCTTGGTTAACAGGCTGATGCAGGTTATTGGTACAAGACTAGCTAGTGAATACTTGAGCAAGAGAGCTATGACATATGCAGGTTCAGGGAAATATAGCAGAGAAAGGGTTTATGCTAGAGTGCTGTAACTTAAATTCACAATTAAATATCACTGGGGGGTTAAAAGCAGGGGAGGCAAAAACTGGAGTTAGAATTTTATACAAAAGTAACTTTCCGATAAAAGTTGTTCCCTCCTTCGCCTactcccactctctctttctttttttccgtCATTCTGGCTCTCTCCATTACTCTCTCTGACCTATGCTCATGCTTTCCCATCAAGCCTTGCAGATCCGGGTCTCCGTCACAAACTTGTTTTCAAAGTGGTGGAAGGTGAAACAATCGTCTGCAGAGCGCTTCTGGATGCCTCCAcctgacaaacacaaagatacATGCAAATTAGTCTTAAATAATGAATTGACTGCATGTTTGacacatttcctttttaaagtcaaactgaaatttaaagtctttttttcctgAGAAATCAGTATATACGTATATCATTGGTCTTTGTTCTCACCTGTGTAcaaatttggtcaaaattgtaattacacaaaaagaaattcatgtttattcatattcatttttctGCAATGGCAGCACCCCCTACATTAGTATGGTCCAGAGGGGGAATTTTCGGTTAATCTAGCTGAGCGCTAACAATGTTAGCCATTGCTTAGTCCCATCAGTGAGTCGGAATCAGTGGTCCCTCCCACTTCGCAACTCTATTACCATGGGAATAACTCAGAGACTTGAAGCCTAGAAGCTGTTTTAACTTCTTTTGAAAAGTGGAAAAATCTGCACAATATTTGCTGTATCATTATCAAAGTGAGCTAATGTTTCCTTACATAAAGAGTGAGGAGAATccacatttcagtttgactttaaaacagaggcacatttttgaaaagtgGCATCAACTAGAAGGAAACGATGGaagtataaaatttaaaaacacatgcagTTGCTCTTCAGATGTAAATGaaacaatcacaacaaaatGTCTGTTAAAGTTTTTAGTTGTCCAGCACATCCAGACCTGGCAGGCTGGCGCGGCGTTGCATTCTGTACGTTTCCTTGCCATCACACAGCCGGCGGATGTAGAAGCCCAGAGGTTTGATATCATCAATACGCTCTGTCACCACCAGGTCCTCATGCACCAGGTAGCTGCGGTATGAGCCCgactgagacagacagaaaggatCATGAGGGAATCATGATACATCTTAAACCACTTTTAGTCTTTCcaaagaaaaaagcagctcaGTGAATTATGACTGCAGCCAAGTGTGAACACTAAGAGCGGGGAGTGGGAGGAAGAATTAATAAATCATCCCCAAACTTCTGCAttttatgaaacattttaagACTGCATAATGAAATTTGCTGACGGaaaccaccacccactacacaCCAAATGCTGCACGTTATACTGGATAGCTCGGTGAGaataacttttttaaaaccAACTGAACTCTCCGTGCTCTCAAACTGTGTTGGGAGTAACTGTTATAAAACATGCTGACCACATTCCACTCCTACTTCAAATGCTCTACAAAAACTTGATAATATACCCTAAAAATCTGAGTTAAGGTGGTACAACATattctttataaataaaaataaatattgtggTGGTAAATAGTATTTTTGAAAGGTTTTGGCATGTGAGTAAAAAGGTTTCTGATACTGCCAAGACACAGTTGTCcttgataaaaaaacaaacaaacagattaaCTTAACGATTTAGAGAACCTACTCTAGGTTCCACTGACTGACACCAGTGTTCATATCTCATAtcttaaaaaaagggaaacgcCAGGCGAATTCTAGTGAATATGACTCATACAGAGTCTATCTCTAATACTAATATCCGAGAATGCGTACTTCGTCAGATATAGGAAGttaaatttttttctttacaaaaacaatctttaaaTTCAATTATAAATCTGGATTTCCCCAAGTAATATTTAGTCCTTAATATTAGGGCTTATGCATGAGTTTGAGTGAGTGTCAGTATAGTTTTTCCTTTATCATTCGAGCAAGGTGTCTTCTATTGGCAGCTGCATCTTCAGATCCACAGCTGATCACTACTCACCATCAGCTGTGAGAAGAGGTCAATGAGGTCTTGAGGGGGGAGCACCACTGAGGTGTTCAGAGGAATCACAAAGCAGGTCCTCAGAGTCAAGTCCAGATATGCCGTCAGCttctactcacacacacaaacacacacgagTGAAGTAATCAGGAATGAATTTAAACCACATGAATCAGAGCGCacaagtactgtatgtaaaggTGTTAAGTTTCCTTTCTCACCCTGTTGAAATCATGGAGGATGTAGGCGGGATCTCCAGGTCTGAAGCGAGGAGGGGGCACACTGATGACGGCCATGCTGTCAGAgatctccacctcctcctccacccgtGGCAGGTAGTACGGCTCgctctctcctccagctccgGCTGACACGTCGTTAAACTGCATCGCGCCGTGATACAGTCTCTGGAGGACACaagaataaaattaaatcaCACTGTTCCACAGAACGAAGACAGAAAAGAACGATGGTGCCCAGATATAGCTGGTCAGctaaagaaaaaacactctCGGatcttgttatatttttagATATTAGCAGTTTATGGTGAACAAATTCAAATagttattttgtgatgaaaaTCAGCACAAACCAGTTGCCCCAGAAATTTGGTTGTTCATTCTCAGTAGCAAGAAACACTCACAACAAAAGTACATTGTGACTTTCACATGGTGATAAAGTGGGTCTCTGCTTCTGTAACCATGTGTACTTCAACTGGTCTCAGATCTATGCAGCCAGTGGTTTGTCTTTAGCTTCTGCTGTACAACTATCTATGGATGACTGTCTGtcagtcggtccaccactttggtccagactgaaatatctcatcaacTACTGGGTGGATTACCATGACATTCAGTACAGATATTCATAGTCCTCAGAGGTTGTatcctgatgactttggtgacccccgGACAgttcctctagcaccaccatgaggtttaaATTTGCGGATTTGAGTAAAATTTTTCAAAAACCATTGAAATGAtggccatgaaatttggtgcacacattcatgttccccctAGGATGAATCATAGTCACTTTGGTAAttccttaacttttcatctagcaccagCACCAGGTCAAAAATTTaccaacactttggtttatgaccacataaaccaaaaactaatgactttcccatcagcctcaccTGTACTCtgtgtttggtgctaattagaaaatgttagtatgctaagAGGCTAatctaagatggtgaacatgttgaATATGTCGGCTAAACATCAGTTAGCACtttcattgtgagcatgttagcatgctggtgTAGCATTATGGCTCAAAGCACTACTAAATACAGGCTAAATATAGCCTCACAGAACTGCTAACATGGCTGTAAACTCTTAGTCTTGAAACATCCTCTTACAAAATTTTTGTCTGAAGATGTGTAGCCTCGGAGTAAAAATTGTTAAACTTGGctgcatttaattattttctacCACTAACGGGTAAAAAGTAGAATCGTGcttatatgaatatattatatatg comes from Thunnus maccoyii chromosome 8, fThuMac1.1, whole genome shotgun sequence and encodes:
- the LOC121902060 gene encoding integral membrane protein 2A-like, with product MVKIAFNSALAQKALGKDAPAAEKDPELASAPVSTEGSTGRCLLTLLGIAFILSGLIVGGACLYRYFTPKRLYHGAMQFNDVSAGAGGESEPYYLPRVEEEVEISDSMAVISVPPPRFRPGDPAYILHDFNRKLTAYLDLTLRTCFVIPLNTSVVLPPQDLIDLFSQLMSGSYRSYLVHEDLVVTERIDDIKPLGFYIRRLCDGKETYRMQRRASLPGGGIQKRSADDCFTFHHFENKFVTETRICKA